A genomic region of Balearica regulorum gibbericeps isolate bBalReg1 chromosome 8, bBalReg1.pri, whole genome shotgun sequence contains the following coding sequences:
- the RGSL1 gene encoding regulator of G-protein signaling protein-like: MMATATIASTDLGLLLRDDVFVDFFNTFLNLPVFGQTPIYISSTGQWHLWPELPSLLDPSPPALLAWLKKHRLPHFCKSSLCLHLILCQKLLGFIRSGEAAKLLNWQSADQWLLEKCISGSQGMCHFRAFVQGMAGEELTNFWLTTERLLGLDESDTRQRDLYLSLLCRLKATHLREGSSVVTLCRTIAGSLPKPSHVQPISTRREILSKMQEQALFMIQSYWLPKFFIHCKMGMEEEKSCQPLLQEYRERLLQANLQEPSDFSENVFMMHIKRSQGLSGPYCSKKAKAEIWTLVNRGRDTQEMKMPSFQVQPGRQLGPAGSTRDSHPDKGALGPIPQQSEHPANTAFGGKGEATSPKRPRPSAEQVLHPEYLSEEKVLSNLRSSAPLAQLPSLKKPVKTLSFLPWALSADCCAGRPFRDFLNCQDRSVETLLLDLWHDLEEFLPVVLDPSTENSFFLRRLIGEKICKTYLEEGTIQQLPLETRTIRSLRDHLMSGEFSPWIFRAQKEICKVLCCFYEEFLADDDRTFLQFMSLQSDVPMPKMQGHAVGKNVCFLLSERINASLKLSQALHGTRHLEGLSSECWRLIATRDLRKGGSLQAEVEHLLYRTDSQKMISNKLAAGSPSKENELLFLKSPSLAAEPENRKKRIHPMRKTKSSTMKSTTAAVEKPSRRPRHFVKVLHNPPHLQFFKQFLEERNADEPLHFWMAVEKLVSETNPKTKNLLINNIVRNYFHAEIPAEELLDCHTSIIKEINEAEVVSPFMLMTAQVFVQKAMEKRWFKEYQDLFPPGDMHKSNLCLRRGMRNFTTDKLWWGWYAIHDIVRSICKFRREMDNDKRRVEFEGFLRQELGNEEENLPISSMQSSSTTSTFCSRTASASTPPDKEVVLVKRYLFNNQLITVNFLVDDLRFYLEINKFSRLADSVEALAARNMQSEKEVAFLKRKVAIISKLFLNSDIPPKLRVNISEEERDFIWSLSSKGLLNRILYHRAKVIIFPILMHFWRRFCIWKVMRSFQVSAKDREPISSPSSKASSESSEVYSPDSHTTIVFTLLKGVQVLLPQPQRTMELLEEQRGQAQREGQTSQPTIHTEQDTDVLQES; the protein is encoded by the exons ATGATGGCCACCG CAACCATAGCCTCCACGGACTTGGGGCTTCTGCTGAGAGATGATGTTTTTGTCGACTTTTTCAACACATTTCTGAATCTTCCT GTTTTTGGCCAAACACCCATCTACATCAGCAGCACGGGGCAGTGGCACCTCTGGCCAGAGCTGCCGAGCCTCCTG GATCCCAGCCCCCCAGCTTTACTGGCTTGGCTGAAAAAGCACCGCCTGCCTCACTTCTGCAAATCCAGCCTGTGCCTCCACCTCATCCTCTGCCAGAAGCTCCTGGGTTTCATTCGGTCGGGGGAAGCAG CAAAACTGCTGAACTGGCAAAGTGCTGACCAGTGGCTGCTGGAGAAGTGCATCAGCGGGAGCCAGGGCATGTGCCACTTTCGGGCCTTCGTCCAAGGAATGGCAG GGGAGGAACTGACCAACTTCTGGCTCACCACTGAGAGGCTCCTGGGGCTGGACGAGTCGGACACGAGGCAGAGGGACCTCTACCTGTCCTTGCTCTGCAGGCTGAAAGCCACTCACCTGCGCGAAGGCTCCAGCGTCGTCACTCTCTGCAGGACCATCGCTG GGTCACTGCCAAAACCCAGCCACGTTCAGCCCATCAGCACCAGGCGGGAGATCCTAAGCAAGATGCAGGAACAGGCCCTTTTTATGATTCAGAGTTACTGGCTCCCTAAGTTCTTCATCCACTGCAAGATGGgcatggaggaagaaaaatcatgccagcctctgctgcaggaatATCGGGAGCGTTTATTACAGGCCAACTTGCAGGAGCCCTCAGACTTTTCGGAGAATGTCTTCATGATGCATATTAAAAGAAGCCAGGGTTTATCGGGGCCCTACTGCAGCAAGAAGGCCAAAGCGGAGATCTGGACTCTGGTCAATAGGGGAAGAGACACCCAAGAAATGAAGATGCCCAGTTTTCAGGTGCAACCAGGAAGGCAGCTGGGGCCAGCTGGGAGCACAAGAGATTCACATCCGGATAAGGGTGCTTTGGGACCGATTCCTCAGCAGTCAGAGCATCCTGCAAACACTGCCTTTGGAGGCAAAGGAGAAGCAACCTCTCCCAAAAGACCTAGACCCAGTGCAGAGCAGGTCCTTCATCCGGAATACCTCTCTGAAGAGAAAGTCCTCTCTAACCTGCGTTCCTCTGCACCCCTTGCCCAGCTGCCATCCCTGAAAAAGCCAGTCAAGACCTTGAGTTTCCTTCCCTGGGCCCTTAGCGCTGATTGCTGTGCAGGACGGCCCTTCAGGGACTTCTTGAACTGCCAGGACCGGTCTGTGGAGACTCTTCTCCTGGACCTGTGGCATGACCTGGAGGAATTTCTGCCCGTGGTGTTGGACCccagcacagaaaacagtttcttcttGCGTCGTTTGATCGGGGAAAAGATATGCAAGACCTATCTGGAGGAGGGCACCATTCAGCAGCTTCCCCTGGAGACCAGGACTATCAGGAGCTTGCGGGATCATCTGATGTCTGGAGAATTCTCCCCCTGGATATTCAGAGCCCAGAAGGAGATTTGCAAG gtgctctgctgcttctaCGAGGAATTTCTGGCTGATGATGACAGGACATTCCTCCAGTTTATG TCTCTGCAGAGTGATGTCCCGATGCCCAAGATGCAAGGCCACGCTGTTGGGAAAAATGTATGTTTCCTCCTGTCCGAGCGGATAAACGCGTCCTTGAAGCTGAGCCAGGCCTTGCACGGCACGAGGCACTTGGAAGGTCTCTCCTCCGAGTGCTGGCGATTAATTGCCACTCGGGACCTCCGGAAAGGGGGCTCCCTCCAGGCAGAGGTGGAACATCTCCTGTACAGGACTG ACTCCCAGAAGATGATATCAAATAAGCTGGCTGCGGGTAGCCCAAGCAAGGAGAATGAGCTGCTGTTTCTCAAAAGCCCATCACTTG CCGCTGAACCcgagaacagaaagaaaaggattcaTCCCATGAGAAAAACCAAATCAAGCACAATGAAGTCCACCACTGCTGCAGTAGAGAAGCCGTCTAGAAGACCCAG GCACTTTGTGAAAGTACTACACAACCCTCCCCACCTGCAGTTCTTCAAGCAGTTCCTCGAGGAGCGCAACGCAGATGAACCACTGCATTTCTGGATGGCCGTGGAGAAGCTAGTCTCAGAGACCAACCCCAAGACGAAGAACTTACTCATTAACAACAttgtcagaaattatttccatgctGAAATCCCAGCTG aggagctgctggactGCCACACTTCAATcatcaaagaaataaatgaggcCGAAGTAGTCAGCCCCTTCATGTTGATGACAGCACAGGTCTTTGTCcagaaagcaatggaaaaacGATG GTTTAAAGAGTACCAGGACCTGTTCCCTCCAGGCGATATGCATAAGTCTAACCTGTGCTTGCGGCGTGGGATGAGGAACTTCACGACAGACAAGCTG TGGTGGGGCTGGTACGCCATTCACGACATCGTCAGGAGCATCTGCAAGTTCCGGAGGGAGATGGACAATGACAAACGCCGTGTGGAGTTTGAGGGCTTTCTCCGGCAGGAACTAGGAAATGAGGAGGAAA ACTTGCCCATCAGCTcgatgcagagcagcagcaccacgAGCACTTTCTGCTCCCGCACGGCCTCTGCCAGCACCCCACCGGACAAGGAAGTGGTACTAGTGAAACGCTACCTGTTTAACAACCAGCTCATTACCGTCAACTTCCTCGTTGATGACCTCCGCTTTTATCTGGAGATCAACAA GTTTTCCAGGCTGGCTGATTCAGTTGAAGCTCTGGCAGCTCGCAACATGCAGTCAGAAAAGGAAGTTGCTTTTCTCAAAAGGAAAGTTGCCATCATCAGCAAACTCTTCCTGAACTCTGACATTCCCCCTAAGTTGCGG GTAAACATctctgaagaagagagagatttCATCTGGAGTTTATCTTCCAAAGGGCTACTGAACCGTATCCTCTACCACAGGGCCAAAGTCATcatcttccccatcctgatgcaCTTCTGGAGAAG GTTCTGCATCTGGAAGGTGATGAGGAGCTTTCAAGTGTCTGCAAAGGACAGGGAGCCAATCTCTTCGCCCAGTTCCAAAGCCTCCTCTGAATCATCTGAAGTCTACAGTCCAG ACAGTCACACCACCATTGTCTTCACGCTCCTGAAAGGGGTTCAGGTCCTGCTGCCGCAGCCCCAGAGGACAATGGAGCTAttggaggagcagagag GGCAG gcACAGAGGGAAGGACAGACCTCCCAACCTACCATCCACACCGAGCAGGATACGGATGTGCTCCAAGAAAGCTGA